One Staphylococcus ratti DNA segment encodes these proteins:
- a CDS encoding lactonase family protein: MTVKGYIGSYTKKEGAGLYCFELDESKSCISKIDTAYELNASTYFDIYEDTLVAITKNDQYSGVASFKIKQDGQLEKTGECLESLKGSGCYVSISPDGQFVFEAVYGDGIARIYEFDAESQKVVRLIEEVYHEYPKGPNVSRQDQSHVHYLEVTPEQKYVVAVDLGADLLVSYHYGQKGLEVAHRTTMQPGDGPRHIAYHITGKYAYIVNELSNTVVVMAYDDGQFKEIERHLTIPEAYLQPTKLAAVRISEDQRYLYISNRGHDSIAIFKILEEGARLELVDIVSTGGEFPRDFNISPSGQHLVVAHQEDDSRVVVFERDLEHGTLIKRDDNAFAAEGVSVKFKK, translated from the coding sequence ATGACTGTAAAAGGTTATATAGGCTCATATACAAAAAAAGAGGGTGCAGGACTATATTGTTTTGAATTAGATGAATCTAAAAGCTGTATTTCTAAAATAGATACAGCGTATGAATTAAATGCATCCACATATTTCGATATTTATGAAGATACGCTTGTAGCAATTACTAAAAATGACCAATATAGTGGGGTAGCATCATTTAAAATAAAGCAAGATGGTCAATTGGAGAAAACAGGAGAATGTTTAGAGTCTTTGAAGGGTTCAGGATGTTATGTCTCAATCTCTCCAGATGGACAGTTTGTTTTTGAAGCGGTATACGGTGATGGTATTGCAAGAATATATGAATTTGATGCTGAATCGCAAAAAGTAGTTCGCTTAATAGAAGAAGTGTATCATGAATATCCAAAGGGGCCTAATGTAAGTCGTCAAGATCAATCGCATGTACACTATTTAGAAGTGACACCTGAACAAAAGTATGTTGTAGCAGTTGATTTAGGTGCAGATTTATTAGTTTCTTACCATTACGGACAAAAAGGTTTGGAAGTTGCACATCGTACAACTATGCAACCAGGCGACGGCCCTCGACATATTGCTTACCATATAACTGGTAAATATGCCTATATTGTCAATGAGTTGTCGAATACTGTCGTTGTGATGGCTTATGACGATGGACAATTTAAAGAAATAGAACGTCATTTAACAATTCCAGAAGCTTATTTACAACCTACTAAATTGGCTGCGGTTCGTATTTCAGAAGATCAGAGATATTTATATATTAGTAATCGTGGACATGACAGCATTGCGATTTTTAAAATTTTAGAAGAAGGTGCTCGTCTAGAATTAGTAGACATCGTTTCAACAGGTGGAGAATTTCCACGCGACTTCAATATTTCACCTTCAGGTCAACATCTTGTAGTGGCACATCAAGAAGATGATTCGCGCGTCGTAGTATTTGAACGTGATTTGGAGCATGGCACATTAATTAAACGTGATGATAATGCTTTCGCAGCAGAAGGCGTTAGTGTTAAATTTAAAAAGTAA
- a CDS encoding aldehyde dehydrogenase, with translation MDYRLLFEASQNYFDTLETRSIATRKQKLKTLKKSIKKHEKALFEALKEDLGKNYVEAFGTEIGYTINVINHYRKNLKKWTKKRAVETPFFLFPAKSFIVKEPLGTVLIIGPFNYPFQLVMEPLIGAIAAGNTAIVKPSELTPNVSNVIATIIEETFESDYVSVVQGGKACLQSLLQLPFNHIFFTGSTKVGQIVYESAAKHLTPVTLELGGKSPTIIDKTANLKVASERICFGKFMNLGQTCVAPDYVLIDAAIKEDFVRAMKTTIKEFYGDKPAESEDLGRIVSQQHFERLSRLLDVHQSNIVIGGYQDAQTKLIEPTVLDDIHPDDFIMQEEIFGPILPILTYETLDEALAWLNTLPKPLALYVFTEDENISNRVIEMLSFGSGAINDTLLQLANPKLPFGGVGASGIGRYHGKYTFDTFSHEKPYIFKTTKLETGILFPPYKGKLNAVKQFFTKSK, from the coding sequence TTGGATTATCGATTGCTATTCGAAGCATCACAAAATTATTTTGATACTTTAGAGACACGCTCTATTGCCACTAGAAAACAAAAGCTTAAAACCTTAAAAAAGAGTATTAAAAAACATGAAAAAGCATTATTTGAAGCTTTAAAAGAAGATTTAGGAAAAAACTATGTAGAAGCTTTTGGTACCGAAATTGGTTATACCATTAATGTGATTAATCATTATCGTAAAAATTTAAAAAAATGGACTAAAAAACGTGCTGTTGAAACACCCTTTTTCTTATTTCCAGCAAAAAGTTTTATCGTAAAAGAGCCGTTAGGTACCGTACTCATTATCGGCCCTTTCAATTATCCTTTTCAGCTAGTTATGGAGCCATTGATTGGAGCAATTGCAGCTGGAAACACAGCCATTGTTAAACCTTCAGAACTGACACCTAATGTTTCTAATGTGATAGCAACGATTATCGAGGAAACATTTGAAAGTGACTATGTTTCTGTCGTTCAAGGTGGAAAAGCATGTCTCCAATCGTTATTACAATTACCTTTTAATCACATTTTTTTCACTGGAAGTACAAAAGTCGGGCAAATCGTCTATGAGTCTGCTGCTAAGCATTTGACCCCTGTCACATTGGAACTTGGTGGGAAATCGCCTACAATTATTGATAAAACGGCCAATTTAAAAGTTGCCAGTGAACGTATCTGTTTCGGCAAATTTATGAACTTAGGTCAAACATGTGTAGCGCCTGACTATGTGTTAATTGACGCAGCTATTAAAGAGGATTTTGTGCGTGCTATGAAGACTACAATTAAAGAATTTTATGGCGACAAACCAGCTGAAAGCGAAGACTTAGGTCGCATTGTGAGTCAGCAACATTTTGAACGGCTTTCTCGTTTATTAGATGTCCACCAATCAAACATCGTCATTGGTGGTTACCAAGACGCACAAACAAAATTAATTGAGCCTACAGTATTGGATGATATTCATCCTGATGACTTCATTATGCAAGAAGAAATCTTTGGCCCTATTTTGCCTATACTCACATATGAAACGCTAGATGAAGCACTAGCTTGGTTAAATACATTGCCGAAACCACTTGCATTGTATGTCTTTACAGAAGATGAAAATATATCTAATCGCGTCATAGAAATGTTGTCATTTGGAAGTGGCGCAATTAACGATACACTGCTCCAACTCGCTAATCCAAAGCTACCTTTTGGTGGTGTCGGTGCTTCAGGAATAGGGCGTTATCATGGGAAATACACTTTTGATACATTCTCACATGAGAAGCCATATATTTTCAAAACTACGAAACTCGAAACTGGCATTTTATTCCCTCCTTATAAGGGTAAGTTAAATGCGGTAAAACAATTTTTTACTAAAAGCAAATAA
- a CDS encoding GNAT family N-acetyltransferase yields the protein MPVTVNEGTNKFFVGENEHAPKAEITYYFVSNDTIDVNHTFVEPSLRGSGVAKQLFDAVIQKAKDENLKIIPSCSYARVQFERDDSLSYLRKR from the coding sequence ATGCCAGTAACAGTAAACGAAGGTACAAATAAATTTTTTGTTGGTGAAAATGAACATGCTCCTAAAGCCGAAATAACGTATTATTTTGTAAGCAATGATACGATCGATGTCAATCATACGTTTGTAGAACCAAGTTTGAGAGGTAGTGGCGTCGCAAAGCAATTGTTTGATGCTGTCATTCAAAAAGCAAAAGATGAAAATTTGAAAATCATCCCTTCTTGTTCATATGCACGTGTACAATTCGAGCGAGATGATTCCCTATCGTATTTAAGAAAAAGATAA
- a CDS encoding manganese-dependent inorganic pyrophosphatase has product MTTYIFGHQNPDTDAITSAIIMADFEQSHGNKEAKAYRLGDVAPETQYALNYFNVEAPELLSDDLTGKDVILVDHNEFQQSAKTIENANVKHVIDHHRIANFETAGPLYYRAEPVGCTATILYKMYNERGYEIKPEIAGLMISAIVSDSLLFKSPTCTEQDVNAARALARIANVDVDQYGLDMLKAGASTKDSTEKELLNKDAKSFNIGENVVRIAQVNTVDIDEVLERQEAFENAMNQETAEQNYTSFILVVTDILNSNSKILVTGANTDKIASAFNTTLENNTAFLPGVVSRKKQVVPQVTEALS; this is encoded by the coding sequence ATGACAACATATATTTTTGGACATCAAAATCCAGATACGGACGCAATAACATCAGCTATTATTATGGCAGACTTTGAACAATCACATGGAAACAAAGAAGCAAAAGCATATCGCCTAGGTGACGTAGCACCAGAAACACAATATGCTTTAAATTACTTTAATGTTGAAGCACCAGAGCTTTTATCAGACGACTTAACAGGCAAAGATGTTATTTTAGTTGACCACAACGAATTCCAACAAAGTGCAAAAACAATCGAAAATGCCAATGTAAAGCACGTCATTGACCATCATCGTATTGCTAACTTTGAAACAGCTGGGCCACTATACTACCGTGCTGAACCAGTAGGTTGTACAGCTACAATTCTTTACAAAATGTACAATGAACGCGGTTATGAAATTAAACCAGAAATCGCTGGACTCATGATTTCAGCAATTGTTTCTGATAGTCTTTTATTTAAATCACCTACATGTACAGAACAAGATGTAAATGCTGCGCGTGCATTAGCACGTATCGCAAATGTTGACGTTGATCAATATGGATTAGACATGTTAAAAGCAGGCGCATCTACTAAAGATAGCACTGAAAAAGAACTACTCAACAAAGACGCAAAATCATTCAATATTGGTGAAAATGTTGTGCGTATTGCTCAAGTTAATACGGTAGACATTGATGAAGTATTGGAACGTCAAGAAGCGTTTGAAAATGCAATGAACCAAGAAACTGCTGAACAAAATTATACGTCATTTATTTTAGTAGTCACTGACATTTTAAATAGTAACTCTAAAATTTTAGTGACAGGTGCTAATACAGATAAAATCGCAAGTGCATTTAATACGACATTAGAAAATAACACAGCCTTTTTACCTGGCGTAGTATCTCGTAAAAAACAAGTCGTTCCTCAAGTTACAGAAGCATTATCATAA
- a CDS encoding cysteine hydrolase family protein: MSKKALIIVDYSNDFISDTGKLTCGKSGQAIEGFIVDRIKHYHEAKENIFFMMDLHFENDPTHPESKSFPPHNIIGTEGRNLYGRVGSIFNDIQHDEHVFFIDKRRYDSFFGTPLDTLLRERKVDTLEIVGVCTDICVLHTASTAYNLNYQLIIPKKGVATFNPQGHEWALTHFKNTLGATVE, from the coding sequence ATGTCAAAGAAAGCATTAATTATTGTTGACTATTCCAATGACTTTATTTCAGACACTGGAAAATTAACTTGCGGAAAATCTGGTCAAGCCATTGAAGGTTTTATTGTTGATCGTATTAAGCATTATCACGAGGCAAAAGAAAACATATTTTTTATGATGGATTTACACTTTGAAAATGATCCAACTCATCCAGAGTCTAAAAGTTTTCCTCCACACAACATTATCGGAACTGAAGGGAGAAATTTATATGGCCGCGTAGGCTCAATTTTTAACGACATCCAACATGATGAACATGTATTTTTTATAGATAAACGCCGTTACGATTCTTTCTTTGGAACACCTTTGGACACCCTATTACGAGAAAGAAAAGTAGATACTTTAGAAATCGTAGGCGTATGTACTGATATTTGTGTATTACACACGGCTTCAACTGCTTATAATTTAAATTATCAATTAATTATCCCTAAAAAAGGGGTTGCGACTTTTAATCCTCAAGGTCATGAATGGGCACTTACCCACTTCAAAAACACATTAGGCGCAACGGTGGAATAA
- a CDS encoding glycosyl hydrolase family 28-related protein, whose amino-acid sequence MLKNVRDFGAKTKNKWKDTFGIQRALNVVARNGGGTVYIPEGVYHISKALKIYGNTTLKLDDKAVLLRKGRDALLKNGSSRKKYYRYEGNGHIKIEGGTFDMNGNQYPFNNTAMCLGHAREIEVAHVTFKNIVGGHGIDACGLDGVHIHDCRFLGFVDYVGDRSFSEAIQLDLFIEGAFPKFGINDGTITKNVIIERCYFGNSNEGEMGPWNRAIGSHATRLFHFYENIVIQDNTFEGTKDYALTPLKSKNMFIANNIFLNCAGALRYLGVYKGKHMYSFDGSIAMKEGGKGLTFMNNTIQGCQTLDTLHIRSHKQAPHQHISILKNTFIGANHPIQLTGVQHVCLLQNENIPSIKQTDVEDVLCD is encoded by the coding sequence ATGTTAAAAAATGTTAGAGATTTTGGTGCAAAAACAAAAAATAAATGGAAAGATACATTTGGTATACAACGTGCATTAAATGTGGTAGCTAGAAATGGTGGAGGAACTGTTTATATTCCAGAAGGGGTTTACCATATTTCAAAAGCTTTGAAAATTTATGGAAATACGACTTTGAAATTAGATGACAAAGCGGTGTTATTAAGAAAAGGTCGAGATGCTTTATTGAAAAATGGTTCTAGTCGAAAAAAATATTATCGTTATGAAGGTAACGGACATATTAAAATTGAAGGTGGCACATTTGATATGAATGGCAATCAATATCCATTCAATAATACGGCGATGTGTCTTGGTCATGCACGTGAGATTGAAGTCGCACACGTTACATTCAAAAATATAGTAGGGGGACATGGTATCGATGCATGTGGACTTGATGGTGTGCACATTCATGACTGTCGCTTTTTAGGGTTTGTTGATTACGTCGGTGACCGTTCGTTTTCGGAAGCGATTCAATTAGATTTATTTATAGAAGGTGCTTTCCCCAAATTCGGCATTAATGACGGTACTATTACGAAAAATGTTATTATAGAACGATGCTATTTTGGTAATTCAAATGAAGGAGAAATGGGACCTTGGAATAGAGCAATAGGTTCTCATGCAACTCGTTTATTCCATTTTTACGAAAATATCGTCATTCAAGATAATACGTTTGAAGGTACGAAAGACTACGCGTTAACACCTTTAAAATCAAAAAATATGTTTATCGCCAATAATATATTTTTAAATTGTGCCGGTGCATTAAGGTATCTTGGCGTATATAAAGGGAAGCATATGTATTCATTTGACGGAAGCATTGCAATGAAAGAGGGAGGTAAAGGCCTCACATTTATGAACAATACAATTCAAGGCTGTCAAACATTAGACACTTTGCATATTAGAAGTCACAAACAAGCACCGCATCAACATATTTCGATTCTAAAAAATACATTTATAGGTGCAAACCATCCGATTCAATTAACAGGCGTACAACATGTATGTTTATTACAAAACGAAAATATACCTTCAATTAAACAAACAGATGTAGAAGACGTATTGTGTGATTAA
- a CDS encoding prephenate dehydratase, whose translation MSLYYLGPKGTFSYLAALKYQAHPDTFIPKENLYEVVTSLKTDASSQAIVPIENSIEGTINVVADSLVEHPLTVIKEIHLDVEFSLYGQSGMTLEDVKHVYSIGPAISQTQKFIHRHQLSYTYSQSTVDALQFINSYTAAIAPKGSGEAYDYVPLVNNIEDYPHNVTRFLVLSNHPVIHQQGNQCLLLITPSQDKPGLLASILNTFALFNVNLSWIESRPLKTQLGRYRFFVQADYPNENVMNKVTTILQTLDFEIRNLGRFN comes from the coding sequence ATGTCTTTATATTATTTAGGACCAAAAGGAACTTTTTCTTACTTGGCTGCATTAAAATACCAAGCTCATCCTGATACTTTCATTCCAAAAGAAAATTTATACGAAGTAGTGACATCATTAAAAACGGATGCTTCGTCACAAGCTATCGTTCCAATTGAGAATTCAATAGAAGGTACTATAAATGTAGTCGCAGATAGTTTAGTTGAACATCCTTTAACTGTCATCAAAGAAATCCACTTAGATGTTGAATTTTCTCTTTACGGGCAAAGTGGAATGACTTTAGAAGACGTCAAACACGTCTATTCCATTGGCCCAGCCATTAGCCAAACGCAAAAATTTATACATCGTCACCAATTGAGCTATACGTACTCACAAAGTACGGTAGATGCTTTACAATTTATTAATTCATATACGGCTGCAATAGCCCCTAAAGGGAGTGGGGAAGCATATGACTACGTCCCACTCGTGAATAACATTGAGGACTATCCTCATAATGTCACTCGTTTCTTAGTACTCTCAAACCATCCAGTGATACATCAACAAGGCAACCAATGCTTATTGCTTATCACACCCTCACAAGATAAACCCGGGTTACTTGCAAGTATTTTAAACACATTTGCTTTATTCAATGTAAACTTAAGTTGGATTGAATCAAGGCCATTAAAAACGCAACTAGGTAGATATCGTTTCTTCGTTCAAGCGGATTATCCTAATGAAAACGTTATGAATAAAGTTACAACAATACTACAAACCCTTGACTTTGAAATTCGCAACTTAGGAAGATTTAATTAA
- a CDS encoding nitric oxide synthase oxygenase, translated as MMIEEAISFITQFYEETNQSSTKRNERLKAIKQEIIEKGYYRHTKEELTFGARLAWRNSNRCIGRLFWESLKVQDARDIQNEAEFLNAITSHVENATNGGRIIPYITIFAPSFEAPPKIYNNQLIRYAGYEKIGDPSEKSVTHLAEHLGWRGDHTNFDVLPLIYQFPNHPIRYYEYPKSLILEVPIRHSEFPKIEQLNLKWYAVPIISNMDLKIGGITYPTAPFNGWYMVNEIAVRNYLDSFRYNLMEPLAQAMNFSNLKNSSFNKDRVLVEINDAVYQSFKNTGVSMVDHLTAAKQFEKFEATEHAHHRKVTGKWSWLAPPLSPTLTANYHHGYDNTMHETNFYYKKNESSGCPFH; from the coding sequence ATGATGATAGAAGAAGCGATATCTTTTATAACGCAATTTTACGAAGAAACAAACCAATCGAGCACGAAACGGAACGAACGTTTAAAAGCCATTAAACAAGAAATAATCGAAAAAGGGTATTATCGTCATACAAAAGAAGAGCTCACTTTCGGTGCAAGACTGGCGTGGAGAAATTCAAATCGCTGTATCGGAAGATTATTTTGGGAAAGTTTAAAAGTGCAAGATGCACGAGACATACAAAATGAAGCAGAATTTCTTAACGCGATTACTTCACATGTTGAAAATGCAACAAATGGCGGGAGAATTATACCTTACATTACAATCTTTGCACCTTCCTTTGAAGCGCCACCTAAGATTTATAACAACCAACTTATTCGATATGCCGGCTATGAAAAGATCGGCGACCCTTCTGAAAAAAGTGTCACACACCTCGCAGAACATTTAGGTTGGCGCGGAGATCATACAAATTTTGACGTTCTACCATTAATATACCAATTTCCTAATCATCCTATTCGATATTATGAATATCCAAAATCTTTAATTTTAGAAGTGCCTATCCGACATTCTGAGTTCCCTAAAATTGAGCAACTCAACTTAAAGTGGTATGCCGTTCCTATCATTTCAAATATGGATTTAAAGATTGGTGGTATCACATATCCTACCGCACCTTTTAACGGATGGTATATGGTGAATGAAATTGCTGTTCGAAATTATTTAGACAGCTTCCGTTATAACTTGATGGAACCTTTAGCTCAAGCCATGAACTTTTCAAACTTAAAAAATAGTTCCTTCAATAAAGATCGGGTTTTAGTAGAGATTAATGATGCGGTTTATCAATCTTTTAAAAATACAGGCGTCTCTATGGTAGATCATTTAACTGCTGCCAAACAGTTTGAAAAATTTGAAGCTACAGAACATGCACATCATCGAAAAGTCACCGGAAAATGGTCATGGCTCGCACCGCCACTTTCGCCGACACTTACAGCGAATTATCATCACGGTTATGATAATACAATGCACGAAACGAACTTCTATTATAAGAAAAACGAATCGAGTGGGTGTCCTTTTCACTAG
- a CDS encoding nicotinate phosphoribosyltransferase, translating to MYQYKDDSLMLHNDLYQINMAESYWNDGIHERNAVFDLYFRKMPFESGYAVFNGLKRVIDFIEHLHFSESDLAYLKDIGYADDFLHYLKKLKFTGNIRAMEEGELCFGNEPLLRVEAPLIQAQLIETTLLNIINFQTLITTKASRIKQVAPHDTLMEFGTRRAHELDAAVWGARAAIIGGFDSTSNVRAGKLFNIPVSGTHAHAFVQTYGDEYIAFKKYAERHKNCVFLVDTFHTLKSGVPNAIRVAKELGDKINFIGIRLDSGDIAYLSKEARKMLDETGFKDAKIIASNDLDEETISNLKAQGAEVDSWGVGTKLITAYQQPALGAVYKMVAVEDDHGQLVDRIKLSNNAEKVTTPGKKRVYRIINTRTNKSEGDYITLEQENPNEEKKLKMFHPIHTYKMKYIKHFKAVDLHQDIFINGKCVYELPSEKEAQRFLQSNLELLWDENKRYLNPEEYPVDLSTACWENKQRRIFEVAEHVKEMEEEHE from the coding sequence ATGTATCAATACAAGGACGACAGTTTAATGCTACACAATGATTTGTATCAAATAAATATGGCTGAATCTTATTGGAATGATGGGATTCATGAACGCAATGCCGTTTTTGATTTGTATTTTAGAAAGATGCCATTTGAAAGTGGCTATGCAGTATTTAACGGATTAAAAAGAGTGATTGATTTTATTGAGCATTTACATTTTTCTGAATCAGACTTAGCTTATTTAAAAGATATTGGCTATGCAGATGATTTTCTTCATTATTTGAAAAAACTTAAATTTACAGGCAATATTCGTGCCATGGAAGAAGGAGAATTATGCTTTGGCAATGAACCACTGCTACGTGTAGAAGCACCTTTAATACAAGCGCAACTTATCGAAACGACTTTATTAAACATTATTAACTTTCAAACACTAATTACGACTAAAGCAAGCAGAATAAAGCAAGTGGCGCCGCACGATACTTTAATGGAATTTGGGACACGACGTGCACATGAGCTTGATGCCGCAGTTTGGGGAGCAAGAGCAGCGATTATAGGAGGTTTCGATTCAACGAGTAATGTAAGAGCTGGAAAATTATTTAATATTCCAGTTTCAGGTACACATGCGCATGCGTTCGTTCAAACGTATGGTGATGAATATATCGCATTCAAAAAATATGCAGAGCGTCATAAAAATTGCGTATTTTTAGTTGATACGTTCCATACGCTTAAATCAGGTGTACCGAATGCAATTCGTGTAGCAAAAGAATTGGGAGATAAAATTAATTTTATTGGTATTAGGCTAGATTCTGGAGACATTGCGTATCTTTCTAAAGAAGCGCGTAAAATGTTGGATGAAACAGGCTTTAAAGATGCTAAAATCATCGCATCTAATGATCTTGATGAAGAAACGATTTCGAATTTGAAAGCACAAGGTGCAGAAGTCGACAGTTGGGGCGTAGGAACTAAATTAATTACAGCCTACCAACAACCAGCGCTAGGTGCAGTTTATAAAATGGTGGCAGTAGAAGATGATCACGGACAACTTGTAGATCGCATTAAACTTTCTAATAATGCTGAAAAAGTGACGACACCTGGAAAAAAACGCGTCTATCGTATTATCAATACGAGAACAAATAAATCTGAAGGAGACTATATTACTTTAGAACAAGAAAACCCTAATGAAGAGAAGAAACTTAAAATGTTTCATCCTATTCATACTTATAAAATGAAATACATTAAACATTTTAAAGCAGTTGATTTACACCAAGACATCTTTATTAATGGTAAATGTGTTTATGAATTGCCGAGTGAAAAAGAAGCACAACGCTTTTTACAAAGCAATTTAGAATTGCTGTGGGATGAAAATAAGCGCTACCTTAACCCAGAAGAATATCCTGTTGATTTAAGCACAGCATGTTGGGAAAATAAACAGCGTCGTATTTTTGAAGTAGCAGAACATGTTAAAGAAATGGAGGAAGAACATGAATAA
- the nadE gene encoding ammonia-dependent NAD(+) synthetase yields the protein MNKMQAIIVNEMKVQPEIDVQQTIEAIKHFIKEYVSSHTFIHTLVLGISGGQDSTLVGKLTQLAVNELNASGDKQYKFIAVKLPYGVQKDADEVEQALKFIQPDQIVTVNIKPAVDQSVAALKDAGITLTDFQKGNEKARERMKVQFSIAANTSGIVLGTDHSAENVTGFFTKYGDGAADIAPIFGLNKRQGRQLLQHLAAPPRLYEKTPTADLEDDKPQLPDEEALGVTYNEIDDYLEGKTISEASAQKIEALYVKNAHKRELAYTRFTWPK from the coding sequence ATGAATAAAATGCAAGCCATCATAGTAAATGAAATGAAAGTACAACCTGAGATTGATGTACAACAAACGATAGAAGCTATTAAACATTTTATTAAAGAATATGTAAGCTCCCATACATTTATTCATACATTAGTGTTAGGAATTTCTGGTGGACAAGACTCTACTTTAGTAGGGAAATTGACGCAACTTGCAGTAAATGAATTAAATGCAAGCGGGGATAAACAGTACAAATTCATCGCTGTAAAATTACCATATGGCGTACAAAAAGATGCAGATGAAGTGGAACAAGCGCTTAAATTTATTCAACCTGATCAAATCGTCACGGTTAATATTAAACCTGCAGTAGATCAAAGTGTCGCTGCATTAAAAGATGCAGGTATCACATTAACGGACTTTCAAAAAGGTAACGAAAAAGCGCGTGAAAGAATGAAAGTGCAATTTTCTATTGCTGCAAATACTAGTGGTATTGTGCTTGGTACGGACCATTCAGCAGAAAATGTAACTGGATTTTTCACAAAATATGGTGATGGTGCGGCAGATATAGCACCGATATTCGGATTGAATAAAAGACAAGGGCGACAACTTTTACAACATTTGGCTGCACCCCCACGCTTATATGAAAAAACACCAACAGCTGATTTAGAAGACGATAAACCGCAATTACCGGATGAAGAAGCGTTAGGTGTGACGTATAACGAGATTGATGATTACTTAGAAGGAAAAACCATTTCGGAGGCTTCTGCCCAAAAAATCGAGGCGCTTTATGTTAAAAATGCGCACAAAAGAGAACTCGCATACACGAGATTTACTTGGCCCAAATAA
- a CDS encoding DUF2179 domain-containing protein: MNVINDNPMLMLLAIFLINVAYVTALTMRLILTLKGYRYFAAALSFVEVLVYVIGLGMVMSGLDQFQNVIAYALGFSVGIIVGMKIEEKLALGYSVVNVTTADYELDLPRQLRDLGYGVTHFAAHGRDGDRLVMQILTPKRYELKLMDTIKALDPKAFVIAYEPRNIHGGFWVKGVRSKKVKAYDTDEIQS, translated from the coding sequence ATGAATGTAATAAATGATAACCCTATGTTAATGTTATTGGCGATATTTTTAATCAATGTTGCTTACGTCACAGCGTTAACAATGCGACTTATCTTGACGTTAAAAGGTTACAGATATTTTGCGGCTGCACTGAGCTTTGTGGAAGTGTTAGTCTATGTGATCGGGCTCGGAATGGTAATGTCAGGTTTAGATCAATTTCAAAATGTTATCGCATACGCTTTAGGTTTTTCTGTTGGTATCATTGTAGGTATGAAAATTGAAGAAAAATTAGCGTTAGGCTATTCAGTAGTAAATGTGACGACAGCGGATTATGAATTGGATTTACCTAGACAGCTTAGAGATTTAGGTTATGGCGTTACGCACTTTGCAGCACATGGACGAGATGGCGATCGTCTCGTTATGCAAATACTAACGCCTAAACGATATGAGTTAAAATTAATGGACACGATTAAAGCGCTAGACCCTAAAGCGTTTGTAATTGCCTATGAACCACGTAACATTCATGGTGGGTTTTGGGTTAAAGGTGTTCGTAGTAAAAAAGTAAAGGCGTATGATACTGATGAAATTCAAAGTTGA
- a CDS encoding NETI motif-containing protein, protein MKFKVEDGETIQDCLTRMREAGYMPIKRFEKPVFKENKDGSIEVLKQDIIFTGKKISTE, encoded by the coding sequence ATGAAATTCAAAGTTGAAGATGGAGAAACAATTCAAGACTGTTTGACACGTATGCGAGAAGCGGGATATATGCCTATTAAAAGATTTGAAAAACCTGTATTTAAGGAAAATAAAGATGGCAGCATAGAAGTATTAAAACAAGATATTATCTTCACAGGTAAGAAAATAAGTACAGAATAA